Sequence from the Candidatus Obscuribacterales bacterium genome:
CGAAAGGCTAAAATATCCCTCCACAACCACTGGTCGGATGCCATCACCTCCGGATTCAGTAGCTCCTTCGCCCGAGGAAGGTTGTTGTTAGGAAGGACTGGATCGCTTGATAGCTCAAAAGGTTTAAAGTGGATTTAACCTTTCTGATAATTAAATGGATCAAATTTATGATCTAATTAGGGCATGACTTGGAGACCGATGAGCCCTAATTTCACATACAGCACGCAGATGTCGTCGTTCGTGGCGCCACCTGTCAACGATGAGACGTCCGCCAAACAAGATGTCTTACCGGTTGGCTTAACGTATGTCGATCACATGTGGTATTTCGCGCTATCCGGAAAGGCCCTTAAGCCAGGCAAAATGACTGCCAAAGTAATGCTCGGTCAACCAATACTTATTGGTCGCGATCGTGACGGCAAAGTGTTTGCCATGAAAGACATTTGCCCGCACCAGGCTGTACCTTTATCCAAAGGTCGCTTTGATGGTTGCGAAGTCGAGTGTTGCTTCCACGGCTGGAAATTTGATACTGAAGGTGTCTGCACAGAAATTCCTTCACTTGTTGAAGGTCAATCAATCAACTTGTGCAAGATAGCCACCCAGGCATATCCGTGCAGAGAAGTGCAGGGTAATATCTGGGTCTACTTCGGCAAGCACAAAGAAAATACACCGGAAGTTCCAAGTGCTCCAGGACTAGATGGAATTTCCTATGATCAGACAACAACTACACTTTATTTGCCCACGCATATTGATTATGCCGCCGCGGCGTTAATTGATACGGCTCATGTTCCATACGTGCACAATGCCTGGTGGTGGCGTTCCGCTCGCGTGCTCAAAGAAAAGACAAAGACTTATGTACCTGAAGGTACCGGCTGGACAATGGTGCGCCACAAGCCATCTAAGCACTCAATGATTTTCAAACTAATAGGCGATTATATCGAAACTGAAATTAGTTTCCGTCTGCCTGCCTGCCGCCGTGAATACATTGTCTTTGGTGGACGCACAATACTTTCCGGCATCACAACGTTGACTCCTATTGATGAAAACACAACGGAGTTAAACCACACAACCTACTGGACAATTAGAGGATTCAAACCACTTGTTGAACCAATAATTCAATATTTCGTCCGCGTGTTTTTAGGACAAGATGCCACCATTGCCCAAATGCAAGCTGAAGTCTTGAAGTACAAACCGGATTTGATCATGACCATCAAAGATGTGGGCACGCCGGGCAACTGGTATTTCCAACTCAAAAGAAATTGGAACTACGCTGCCGCCAAAGGCATTCCGTTCGTAAATCCGATCAAAGAGAAAGTCTTAAAGTGGCGGACATGATCTCGGTTCTGTACGCGCATTGCATGCGCCCTTTTTTGTGCCCTATTGCTTGCGACGATAAAACGAAATCGACGTCTGTCCGTAGTCTCGACGGTCATAGACAACTAGATCGCCAGATTCTTCCGGCAATTTGAATTCTCTTGCGTGTTCAATGGCAAGAACACCATCATCATGCAGAATATCTCGACGCGCGACTTGATGAAGAACACTCTCCGATTGCCGACTCTTATAAGGCGGGTCCGCAAAGATTATGTCGAAGCCGCGTTTGGGTAATTGGTCTAGAAAACTTCGGACGTCGGCTTGAATGACCTGTCCTTGGAAGTTGAGCTTCTCCAAGTTATCTTCGATGACTTTGACCATCTTGCGGCTTTCATCAATGGCTACGAGTTCACGGGCCCCTCGGCTAAGCGCCTCCAGCCCCATGAGACCAGAACCGGCAAAGAGGTCCAGAAAACGGGCGTCATCTACTTTGTTACGCAATATGTTGAAAAACGCCTGCCTAATCTTAGAGGCAGTAGGTCTGGCTTCCAGCCCCGGTGGGCAGTTTATTTCACGTCCCCTGGCTATACCTGCCGTAATTCGCATGGACCTTTATACAACCTAAACAATATGTAATAGGGAGACATGGTAACATGTCATGTTATGCCCGCACTAGCGGAGCAAGGGTTGCGTAGAGCAATCCGCCGCGGAGCGCTAACGAATGCTGGACAGCAAGCGAAGGTGCTTACGCAGAAAGCACCGGAGCGTTAAGAGTTAGATATGTCATCCCGCCGCCTAGCTCGCGAACTAGCGATTATTACATTGCCCCAGTTGCCCAAAGATGAGGCAAAACTGGATCAGTTGGAATTGGACTTTTTGGTGTCCAAAGCCGTGCAAATGCTTTGCGACTATGCCAAGCAAAATTTGGCTGACGCCAATGCTTTACTGGTGAAGGCCGACAAAGAACTCAACGAAATTGAAATTGAACACAGCGACAATGCTAAAAATGTAGACGAATTGGAATCAGTTCCACTGACGACCGGTCAGTTGCGCAAACAACTTGAATTGATTGAGAGATCTCTTCATCTTGCTTCGGAAGCTTTGGATATTCCTGAGATTGCTACACATAGCGCGCACATCATCAAAGAAGTAAATTGCAAAAAATGCAAAGTCACGTTGGAAGTACCGATTCAAAAAACAAGTGAGTCGGATGTACTTTCGTTCTTCCGTCAACTAATAACCACTTACATGGAACATCGTGAGCAAATTGACGAATTCCTCAAGCAAATTAAAGCGAAGTGGCGTTTGGACAGAATGATCTCCATCGACCGCGATATCCTTCGCCTGGCTTGTGCAGAGTTATTCTTCATGCCTGATGTACCAGTCAAAGTTGCTATCAACGAAGCCATTGAATTGACACATCGTTTCGCTGATGACAGAGCTGCGAAGTTTATCAATGGCGTGCTTGCCGATCTTTCTGAAACTGCTGGTCAATACAGAACCACCGGCGAATTCACGTTACAAGAAGAAGCAGCAACACATTCATCCGACAAATAGAGATGGCTGACGAACAAACCAATCAAGAACAAGGCAAAGGCTGGTGGGGTTCCACCCTCGGCAAACTAAAATCCGCGCTTTCCAAAACGAAGGAAGCCGTAGTTGATTCTGTTGTTGAACATCCAACCGCTCACGAACAAACCGACTTTTCACAAGCCACCGAACATGTAGCGGCCCCAGTTGCAGCACCGCCCGCTCCTCCTCGTGCAATTGACTATGACTATCTGGAAGACCTCGAAGAGAAACTCATCAAAGCAGACTTGGGTCTTGCCACAGTTGAGCTGATGATTGGTCATCTACGTACTCAAGCAAAACAATCAGGCTGGACTTCACATGATGTAGAGAAGTTTCTGCAAAAGGAATTTCAAACTCTTCTGCAAGCTGCTCCTGATTGCAAACTCAGAATTGAAGATAACAAGCTCAATATCATTCTCGTAGTCGGTGTTAACGGCACAGGCAAGACAACCAGCATTGGCAAATTATCCTGGCGATTTAGATCACAAGGACACAAAGTCTTAATTGCTGCCGGCGACACATTCAGAGCTGCCGCCGAATCCCAATTGGAAATCTGGTCCCAAAGGGCCGAAGTAGATATAGTCCGCTTAGCAGACGGCTCTGATCCAGGCGCAGTAGTCTTCAAAGCAATACAACGCGCCAAAGAAGAAAACTACGACATTCTCATCGTTGATACTGCAGGTCGCTTGCATAACAAATCCAATTTAATGGCTGAATTGAAAAAGATAAGGGGCGTTGTCGACAAGAATGCTCCAGATTGCAATATCGAGTCGCTACTTGTTATTGACGCATCCACCGGACAAAACGGTATGCAACAAGCCCGCGTCTTCACAGACATATGCCCACTGACAGGTGTCATCTTAACCAAGCTTGACGGCACATCCAAAGGCGGCATCGTCTTCAGCATAGCCCGCGAACTAAAAATTCCAGTCAAACTAATTGGACTCGGCGAGCAAATAGATGACCTGCGTGACTTTGAGCCGGAATTGTTCGTTGAGGCGTTATTCGCCTAAATTCAAGCTTGACCGGACCTTGACAAAAGCTCATCCTGTACGTAGAATTGTACATGTACAGAATAGGAGGCATTGCCATGGAAGCCATTTCGTATACGCAAGTCCGAGAGAAACTGGCCAAAACTATGGATCAAGTTTGCGAGAACCACGCTCCAATTATTATTACAAGACAGAATGCAAAGCCTGTAGTAATGCTCTCGCTCGAGGACTATGAGGCAATGGACGAAACAGCCTATCTCTTAAGAAGTCCGGCCAATGCCAAAGAACTGTTGAAGTCCATAAAAGAAATTGAAAAGGGTAAAGTTAAGGAGAGAAAACTCCTTAAGTGAAAATTCTCTTTAGCGAAACATCGTGGCTACATTATTTGTACTGGCAGGAAAATGATCCAAAACGCCTGGCACGAATCAATGACCTTATTAAGGACGTGCAGCGCAGCCCTTTCCAAGGCATAGGCAAGCCGGAACCTCTAAAAGCAGATCTGTCAGGCTACTGGTCTCGACGAATAGATCGAGAACATCGACTAGTCTACAAAATACAAGACGATTGCATTCTCGTTGCCCAGTGTCGCTATCATTACTAAGATAGTGATCAACTGCGATGAATGTCGTCCAGGGCATCAGGATTTTCCACTGATGAAAGATCGCCAATCGGTTCACCAATATACTTTCGACGAATAGTTCCACGAACTATTTTGCCTGAACGTGTCTTCGGCAATGCACGTACGACATGAACCGCTTCCGGCTTCAGTGGCCCGCCAAGTTTTTTGGCAACAAGATCTTTCAACTGTTTGATGATTTCATCACTTGGCTGTGTATTGGGAGTTAAAACAACGAAGCAGACAATTCCTTCACCCTTAATTTCGTGTGGCACACCAATGACGGCAGCCTCTGCTACTTGGGGATGCTCGATAAGAATTGACTCTACTTCACCGGGACCTACGCGCTTACCGGCTACCTTAAGGGTATCGTCGGAGCGACCGAAAAGGAACCAGTAACCGTCTTTGTCCACTTTAGCCCAGTCACCGTGATACCAGACTCCAGGGAATTTGCTGAAATAGGTTTCTAGATATCTATCCGGATCTTTCAAGAAGCCTTTGGTCATGGACGGCGCCGGCTTTTTGCATACAAGATGCCCAATGGCGTCATGAATACTATTGCCTGATTCATCAAATACATCTGCATCCATGCCTAATGCTGGCGCTCCTAGGGAACATGGTTTCAATGGCATGATTGGCAAAGGTTGTAAGTGACAGCCGACAATTTCCGTGCCACCGGAAATATTGATAATCGGACAACGCTTGCCGCCTACTTTGTTGAAGAACCACATGTAACTGTCTTCATCCCACGGTTCGCCTGTTGATCCAAGCAAACGCAAACTGGAAAGATCGTGTTTGTCCACCCACTCATCGCCAGCCGGCTTAATTACGCGCACGGCTGTCGGGCTTATGCCGAGCATGGTTACTTTATGCTTGTCCACCATTTCCCAGAGTCTGTCAGGATTTGGATAATTCGGTGCACCTTCAAACAGCACCATCGTGCCGCCCCAGAAAGTAACTCCTATCATTTCCCAGGGTCCCATCATCCAACCAATATCCGTGACCCAGAAAAATACATCGTCCGCTTTTGTATCAAAAGCAAAACCTACTTCTTTGGCAATTTGCGCAAGCGCTCCACCATGCGTGTGCACTGTGCCTTTCGGTTTACCAGTTGTTCCAGATGTATACAAATACATAGACGGGTGCTCAGCCGGCAATTTTGCTGTTTGCGCAAGCGGTTTCTGCGCTAAGACTGCATCTTCCCACTTAAGGTCCCTGCCTTCTGTCCAATTTTGTTTAGTGCCACAGTGATCCAATACGACAATGTGTTTCAGACTAGGAACAGCCTTAGCAGCTTCATCCGCATCAGGTTTAATTGGAATGATTTTTCCACGACGTCTTCCCGCATCAGCTGTAAAAAGAACTTTTGCTTCAGCATCGGCTAATCGCGCCGACAACGCTTCTGTACCAAATCCACTAAAAATAGGAACCGGCACTGCACCAATTTTCAAACAACCAAATAATACGGCCACAACTTCGGGCACCATAGGCATGTAGACGCCGACTGCGTCGCCTGCACCAACAGACATGTTTACCAATGATGCGGCAACTTTCGATGACATTTCATCGAGTTCACCATAGGTAAGTTTGCGCAGACCGCCATCATCAGCTTCCCAAATAATCGCCATATGGTCCTTGCCCACAGGCTTGCGATTGACAACAGACTCACCAGTTTCACCTTTTACATGCCAGTCCAAACAATTGGCATATATATTGATTTCACCATCGACAAACCACTTAGCCCAGGCAAACCCTTTTGATGTGTCCAGCAGTTTGCTGTAGGGCTTAAACCAGGAGACTTCCATATATTTGAGGGCTTCCTGCCAGAACCATTCGGTATCTTGGCTTGAACGTTCTAGGAGCTTCCGCCAGTCGGAAATACCTTGCTTGCTCATGAATTCGGCTACACGACAATCCATGTATTTGCCGCTTGGCTGCCAGATGAATTCCGTCAAAGTTTTGTTCATGTTGCCCGCTTATTTGCCCGTATATGAAAGACAAAATTGTACCCGATCAATCCGGCAGATGTCATGCGCGCGAATGCAGTGAAAAACAAGGCTGGCAGCTATACTAAATGGGCGCATGCAATGCGCCCCTACAAAAGGCTACAAGAGTGGATTCGTCGCTAATCGGCATAGCTTGTTTTTTAGTTTTCCTGGCAATGGCTGCGCTTATGTACACGCGCCATTTGTCGACATTGTTGGCTTTGCCGATAATGGCAGTGGCAATTGCTGTCATTGCTCAAGTTTCCACTAAAGACATTTTGTCGGAAATTATCAATCAAGGCGCATTGAAATACGGTGACGTTGTCACAACCGCTATGTTCGGTGCAGTGCTGGCTGAACTTATTAATCAACAAGGCATAGCCAAAAGTCTCGTGCGTTGGGTTGCTGAATTTGGTGGGGACAATCCATTTATGTTGGGCATCTTGCTCACCTTAGTCACAGCTGTTTTGTTCTCAACACTTGGTGGACTTGGCGCTGTAATCATGGTCGGCACAATTGTTTTACCGGTAATGCTTTCGCTGGGAATTTCTGCTGTAACTGCAGCTGGACTTTTGTTATTCGGCATTAGTTTTGGCGGCATGTTCAACTTAACCAACTGGCAGCTCTACATAAATACTCTTGGGCTAACGCGACAAGACATGATGGCATTTCTTTTGCCGTTTTCAGCTGTTGTAGCACTTGGTATTATGACTTTCCTTTTTGTGCAATTAGGCGCCCGTCACGTAAAGTCGGCAATAGCAACAGTGTTTGTCCTTTTGCTGGGCTACGGTGTTCTCTATTACCAGATGTCCAGTTTCAAGGAAAAGGAAGCTCTTACAGCAACGCCGGAGTCAATTCTAGTGGCCACTGTGCTGTTGGGACTTTTAATTGTTTATGCTCTTTATCGTCATCTAAAACGCGTGAGCACTTTACCCTCGTTAGCGTTGATTACACCTCTTATTCCATTGTTGTTGGTTCTTGTTTGCCACTGGGAATTCATTCCGGCATTTGTCGCCGGCATCACTTACGGCGTACTTATCTGCTGGCAGCATAGTTCGGTCAACACCTTAACTAAATCCATAATTGAAGGCATTTCTCAAGTTGTACCGGCAATTGTTTTGATAATCGGATTAGGAATGCTTGTCAAATCTGTAATGCATCCAAATGTTTCTCACGCAATGGCACCACTTTTGCAAATGTCCGTACCGAGCCATGCACTGGCTTATGTCATCGGCTTTACAGTATTTGCGCCACTGTGCCTTTACAGAGGTCCCTTAAACATGTGGGGCATGGGTGCCGGACTGCTTTCGCTTATCAGCAAAGTTAATATCCTATCTTCCAAGGCAATTCTCGGCATGGTTTGGTCGGTCGGACAAATTCAAGGAATTTGCGATCCGGCAAACACACAAAATCTTTGGGTCGCTAACTATCTAGCAATTGACACTCAAACTATTTTGAAAAACACATTGCCCTACGCCTGGACATTAGCATTTCTTGGACTTTGTCTGGCAGTAGCGTTTGGCTACGTGAGCTTTTAGGAGATAGGATGCCTGGCATAATTAGAATCGGCATTGACGTCGGCGGCACATTTACACATGCCGTAGCCATTGATGGTTTAACACTTTCCATTTTAGGAAAGGTGAAAGTGAAGACTACTCACAAGGCAGAAGAAGGTGTAGCTAAAGGTATTATCGAATCACTCAATAAACTTTTGCAGCAAGCTAATATTGATCCGGCATCTGTCGGCTTCATCGCTCACAGCACAACTCAGGCAACCAATGCACTTCTAGAAGGTGATGTTGCTGAAGTTGGTGTCATCGGAATGGGTCAAGGCGCCAATAGCTGGCTGGCAAAAGCAGCAACAAATATTGGCAAAATTGAACTAGCTAAAGACAAATTCCTTACCACTTATCACCGCTTCATCGATACATCTACTCCGCCAACTGATGCAGTCGTTAAACAAGCGATTAATGAGTTGATTTCACAAGGCGCTAAAGCCATTGCCATAAGCGAAGCATTTTCCGTCGATTGTCCTGAAAATGAAAAACGTGTATTGGCGATGGCGCAAGAGATGAGTCTACCAGCCACAGCTGGATCCGACATTAGCCAGCTTTACGGACTAAAGGTAAGGACCAGAACGGCAATTATTAACGCCTCAATGTTGCCGAAAATGATGCAGACAGCTGATATGACCGAGTCATCTGTTCGCCAGGCAGGCATCAAGGCGCCAATTATGATCATGCGTTCGGATGGCGGCGTCATGGATATTGAAGCCATGCGCAAAAAGCCGATTCAAACCATGCTTTCCGGTCCGGCTGCCGGCGTGGCGGCGGCAATGATGTATTTGCATATTTCAGATGGCATTTTCTTAGAGATTGGCGGCACCAGCACTGACATATCCGCAATTAGAAACGGCAAAGCATTGGTTAAATCAGCCGAAGTCGGCGGACACAGAGTCTATATGCGCACACTTGATGTACGAACAATAGGTGTTGCCGGTGGCTCAATGATTAGATTTAAGAACAACCAAATTACAGATGTCGGGCCACGTTCAGCACACATTGCCGGTCTCGATTACGTATCATTTGCAAATTCATTAACTGAACCAAGAGTTCATCAGATACAGCCAGATGCAAAAGATCCAAACGATTACCTAGCAATTTCTGATGGCGATACAAAACCGGCGTTTTGTCTAACCACAACATGCGCCAGCAATTTATTGAATTTAGTTCCCCAAGATGACTGCGCATTTGGAAAGCCAGATCAGATTAAATCGGCATTTAATGTCTTTGCCAAACAACTGGGCAAAAGCGCCGAAGAAACAGCTCGTGAAGTATTAACTCAAGCAAGCAAGAAAGTTATTCCAGTCGTTTCGCAATTAATCAAAGACTACAAACTGGACCCGGAACTGGTGACACTTGTCGGCGGCGGTGGCGGCGCTGCAGCGCTTGTGCCTTTTACAGCGCAAGAAATGAAGTTGCGCCATACTCTTGCAGACAATGCTGATGTAATTTCGGCAATTGGTGTAGCGCTTGCCCTTGTTAGAGAAACGGTTGAAAGACAAATTATTAATCCGAGCAATGATGATATTTTGCGCGTTCGCCAGGAAGCACAATCAGCTGTTGAGAAGATGGGCGCCGATGCGCGTTCTATCGAAGTGCACGTGGAAGTAGACAGCCGTACTAATATAGTGCGCGCCACTGCCTATGGGGCAACATCAACGGAGACCTCCACAAATGGGAAGCATTCATTGAGCGATGAAGATAAGCGAATTCTTGCAGCAGAGTCAATGCGTGTGCAGAACGATGCAGTTATCGTGGAAGCCAAAAGCGAAAAATTCACCGCATTTGCAGCGCCGACAATAAATAAACGTCTGTTTGGTTTGATAAGAACCAAAGGAAATTCATTGAGATTAATTGATGAATCGGGAACTATTCGTTTGCAAATCAAAAAAGGAATTGCTCGCGAAACAACTGCTTCTTCTGCTGCAGAAGTTGTCGCGCAAATTGGCGAAGACCATGCCAATTACGGTGATGCCGGTAAGCTTGTACCGAGAATGCTGATTGCCGCCGGCAACAAAATAATTGATTTGTCCGGATTGTTGAATCTGGGACAAATGCAAGCACTGGCCAAAATAGAACTTGAGCTTTTACCCAAAGACACCAAAGTCCTAGTAATTGCCAATTTGGATTAGGAAATTGAGAGAGGAGCAGCTGTGTCCAAAACAATAGTACTTACAGGTACAGGACGTGATCAGGTAGGTATAGTAGCCAGACTTACCGAAGCTCTCTTTGAACTCGGCTGCAACCTGCTTGACTCCAGCATGACTTTACTACGGGGCGAATTTGCCATTATCGTCATGGTCGAACTACCTGGTGAAGAAACACTTGAGGCATTGCAAGCGAAACTTGCCTCTATAGAAAAGTCGTTAGGATTAACCATCCACGTGCGCGAGTTAAGCGAAGCTGAATTAGAACCAGGTGATACTCCCAGAAACCCTTACTTGATTTCCGTCTATGGAGCCGATAAGCCGGGAATAGTCGCCGGCATTACGCGCGTGCTGGCCAACCTCGGCATCAATATTTCCGACGTGCAAACCTCATCCACAAAATCAGAAACAGGCGATGTATTTGTGATGATTCTGGAAGTCGAGGCGCCTGACAATCTTTCGGTCAATGAACTGACAGGCATTCTTACCAAAGAGGGAAAAGCCCTGGGAGTCGATGTAACCGTTCAACCGATTGAAATAATGGAATTGTAGAATGGCCGTCCTGCCCATACTTACTTATCCGAATGCTCTTTTAAAAGCTGTCTCTGAGCCGGTTTCGGTATTAGACGAACAACTACTCGACTTTGTTGAGGACTTACGTGAGACTTTATACAGTCATCCTGGTTGTGTTGGCATTGCCGCGCCACAAACTGGAAACCTAAGACGCGTGATTGTCATAGATGCACAAAGAGCGAAAGCAGGACAAGACTTCAACAGCGGTCCCCTCGTCATGATCAATCCGGAAATCAACTGGCAGCAAGGCGACGTGCTTGCCCGCGAAGGCTGCCTGAGTTTGCCTCATCTAACAGCCAATGTCAGACGAGCAAGAAATATTCGTGTAAGTTATATGGACAGTCAAGGCACACAACACTCATTAGAGACGCGAGACTTTGAAGCACGCGTAATTCTGCATGAAACTGATCATTTAGACGGGCTTTTATTTTTAGATCGCGTCAGTTCTTTAAAAACAGATGTCTTCAGGCGTAAGCGATATTAATTAGCTGCGCAATAGTGAGCCTTGGGAAAGCCGTCGTGACACTTTCTCGATAATACCTGACAGTCCAATTTTTCTCGCGTACAACAAACTATCTTCCATGCGCGAAATATTGAGCGCACACTGGTCGGAAAATCGTTCCATAAGTGAACCAGAAGCCGGAAAACTTTCATTTTCTGCTTCCGTATATTCGGACAACCAGCTTTCTGTCAATTCATAAGAATCATCGATACCCGGCTCCGGAAACTTAGAGCTGGACTTGTTTTTAACCTTTGTCAAAGACGCAATGATAAATCTTCTCAGTCGGGACTCAACAATCTCAGGCGCAAAAGTCTGGTTCATATAAGTACGTCCAGCTAGTGCCAGTTTTTCTTTTTTGTCGGTATTTTCACTTAGATACATGAGTGCCGCAGCCAGTGAAGAGACGCTATTGGCAATCAAGCCTCTTTGATTGTGCCGGCAGAATTCGATTTGCGCATTGTCCATCGAAGGAGTTGAGTTGGCTATTACAGGCAACCCGGACATCATTGCTTCAGCCATTGCCAGACCAAATGTTTCACCGATAACCGAATAGTTGACGACAACGTC
This genomic interval carries:
- a CDS encoding aromatic ring-hydroxylating dioxygenase subunit alpha; amino-acid sequence: MSPNFTYSTQMSSFVAPPVNDETSAKQDVLPVGLTYVDHMWYFALSGKALKPGKMTAKVMLGQPILIGRDRDGKVFAMKDICPHQAVPLSKGRFDGCEVECCFHGWKFDTEGVCTEIPSLVEGQSINLCKIATQAYPCREVQGNIWVYFGKHKENTPEVPSAPGLDGISYDQTTTTLYLPTHIDYAAAALIDTAHVPYVHNAWWWRSARVLKEKTKTYVPEGTGWTMVRHKPSKHSMIFKLIGDYIETEISFRLPACRREYIVFGGRTILSGITTLTPIDENTTELNHTTYWTIRGFKPLVEPIIQYFVRVFLGQDATIAQMQAEVLKYKPDLIMTIKDVGTPGNWYFQLKRNWNYAAAKGIPFVNPIKEKVLKWRT
- the rsmD gene encoding 16S rRNA (guanine(966)-N(2))-methyltransferase RsmD → MRITAGIARGREINCPPGLEARPTASKIRQAFFNILRNKVDDARFLDLFAGSGLMGLEALSRGARELVAIDESRKMVKVIEDNLEKLNFQGQVIQADVRSFLDQLPKRGFDIIFADPPYKSRQSESVLHQVARRDILHDDGVLAIEHAREFKLPEESGDLVVYDRRDYGQTSISFYRRKQ
- the nusB gene encoding transcription antitermination factor NusB — translated: MSSRRLARELAIITLPQLPKDEAKLDQLELDFLVSKAVQMLCDYAKQNLADANALLVKADKELNEIEIEHSDNAKNVDELESVPLTTGQLRKQLELIERSLHLASEALDIPEIATHSAHIIKEVNCKKCKVTLEVPIQKTSESDVLSFFRQLITTYMEHREQIDEFLKQIKAKWRLDRMISIDRDILRLACAELFFMPDVPVKVAINEAIELTHRFADDRAAKFINGVLADLSETAGQYRTTGEFTLQEEAATHSSDK
- the ftsY gene encoding signal recognition particle-docking protein FtsY, which translates into the protein MADEQTNQEQGKGWWGSTLGKLKSALSKTKEAVVDSVVEHPTAHEQTDFSQATEHVAAPVAAPPAPPRAIDYDYLEDLEEKLIKADLGLATVELMIGHLRTQAKQSGWTSHDVEKFLQKEFQTLLQAAPDCKLRIEDNKLNIILVVGVNGTGKTTSIGKLSWRFRSQGHKVLIAAGDTFRAAAESQLEIWSQRAEVDIVRLADGSDPGAVVFKAIQRAKEENYDILIVDTAGRLHNKSNLMAELKKIRGVVDKNAPDCNIESLLVIDASTGQNGMQQARVFTDICPLTGVILTKLDGTSKGGIVFSIARELKIPVKLIGLGEQIDDLRDFEPELFVEALFA
- a CDS encoding type II toxin-antitoxin system prevent-host-death family antitoxin, with product MEAISYTQVREKLAKTMDQVCENHAPIIITRQNAKPVVMLSLEDYEAMDETAYLLRSPANAKELLKSIKEIEKGKVKERKLLK
- a CDS encoding Txe/YoeB family addiction module toxin — protein: MKILFSETSWLHYLYWQENDPKRLARINDLIKDVQRSPFQGIGKPEPLKADLSGYWSRRIDREHRLVYKIQDDCILVAQCRYHY
- a CDS encoding AMP-binding protein — protein: MNKTLTEFIWQPSGKYMDCRVAEFMSKQGISDWRKLLERSSQDTEWFWQEALKYMEVSWFKPYSKLLDTSKGFAWAKWFVDGEINIYANCLDWHVKGETGESVVNRKPVGKDHMAIIWEADDGGLRKLTYGELDEMSSKVAASLVNMSVGAGDAVGVYMPMVPEVVAVLFGCLKIGAVPVPIFSGFGTEALSARLADAEAKVLFTADAGRRRGKIIPIKPDADEAAKAVPSLKHIVVLDHCGTKQNWTEGRDLKWEDAVLAQKPLAQTAKLPAEHPSMYLYTSGTTGKPKGTVHTHGGALAQIAKEVGFAFDTKADDVFFWVTDIGWMMGPWEMIGVTFWGGTMVLFEGAPNYPNPDRLWEMVDKHKVTMLGISPTAVRVIKPAGDEWVDKHDLSSLRLLGSTGEPWDEDSYMWFFNKVGGKRCPIINISGGTEIVGCHLQPLPIMPLKPCSLGAPALGMDADVFDESGNSIHDAIGHLVCKKPAPSMTKGFLKDPDRYLETYFSKFPGVWYHGDWAKVDKDGYWFLFGRSDDTLKVAGKRVGPGEVESILIEHPQVAEAAVIGVPHEIKGEGIVCFVVLTPNTQPSDEIIKQLKDLVAKKLGGPLKPEAVHVVRALPKTRSGKIVRGTIRRKYIGEPIGDLSSVENPDALDDIHRS
- a CDS encoding hydantoinase/oxoprolinase family protein, with amino-acid sequence MPGIIRIGIDVGGTFTHAVAIDGLTLSILGKVKVKTTHKAEEGVAKGIIESLNKLLQQANIDPASVGFIAHSTTQATNALLEGDVAEVGVIGMGQGANSWLAKAATNIGKIELAKDKFLTTYHRFIDTSTPPTDAVVKQAINELISQGAKAIAISEAFSVDCPENEKRVLAMAQEMSLPATAGSDISQLYGLKVRTRTAIINASMLPKMMQTADMTESSVRQAGIKAPIMIMRSDGGVMDIEAMRKKPIQTMLSGPAAGVAAAMMYLHISDGIFLEIGGTSTDISAIRNGKALVKSAEVGGHRVYMRTLDVRTIGVAGGSMIRFKNNQITDVGPRSAHIAGLDYVSFANSLTEPRVHQIQPDAKDPNDYLAISDGDTKPAFCLTTTCASNLLNLVPQDDCAFGKPDQIKSAFNVFAKQLGKSAEETAREVLTQASKKVIPVVSQLIKDYKLDPELVTLVGGGGGAAALVPFTAQEMKLRHTLADNADVISAIGVALALVRETVERQIINPSNDDILRVRQEAQSAVEKMGADARSIEVHVEVDSRTNIVRATAYGATSTETSTNGKHSLSDEDKRILAAESMRVQNDAVIVEAKSEKFTAFAAPTINKRLFGLIRTKGNSLRLIDESGTIRLQIKKGIARETTASSAAEVVAQIGEDHANYGDAGKLVPRMLIAAGNKIIDLSGLLNLGQMQALAKIELELLPKDTKVLVIANLD
- a CDS encoding ACT domain-containing protein — protein: MSKTIVLTGTGRDQVGIVARLTEALFELGCNLLDSSMTLLRGEFAIIVMVELPGEETLEALQAKLASIEKSLGLTIHVRELSEAELEPGDTPRNPYLISVYGADKPGIVAGITRVLANLGINISDVQTSSTKSETGDVFVMILEVEAPDNLSVNELTGILTKEGKALGVDVTVQPIEIMEL
- the def gene encoding peptide deformylase — translated: MAVLPILTYPNALLKAVSEPVSVLDEQLLDFVEDLRETLYSHPGCVGIAAPQTGNLRRVIVIDAQRAKAGQDFNSGPLVMINPEINWQQGDVLAREGCLSLPHLTANVRRARNIRVSYMDSQGTQHSLETRDFEARVILHETDHLDGLLFLDRVSSLKTDVFRRKRY